Part of the Candidatus Zixiibacteriota bacterium genome is shown below.
CGCCGGGATATGCCGCTGTTATGTAGACCTGCCCGAACCGAATAAACATGTCATCATCATTGCGAAGTACTTCCATCAGAAATCCGCGTTCATCAGGAATGGTTCTGAGCCTCTTTATCTTCACTCCATCAATCACGTCTCTCCTCCTTTTCAGATATCCGTCTTTCACGCACCATTCTTGAAGCGCGGAACAGCGACTCGAAAGTTCCGCAGTCACTCCATGCGCCGGTCAAAAAACCGTGCGTAAGATCGTTGTCATGAATATATCGATTTGATACGTCGGTAATCTCATATTCGCCACGCGCAGAAGGCTTGAGTGTTCGAATTATGTCAAAAACCTTGTTGTCATAGAAATATATCCCTACAACAGCATACTGACATGCAGGGTTCTTCGGCTTCTCCTCAATGCGAGTGATTGAATCACTATCGAACACGGGGACTCCGAATCGCTCGGGATCGGGTACTTTCTTCAATAGTATGCGCGCGCCTTGGATTTGGCTCTTGTATATCTCTACCTGCGGCCCGAGATCATCGTCGAAGAGATTGTCTCCCAGAATGACACACATTCTTCTGCCATGTGTGAAGTCCTCGGCGAGCGAAAGTGCAGCAGCGATTCCATCCTCACCGACTTGCGTTGTAAAGGTGAGCTTGTCGATTCCGAATTCCGAACCATCGCCCAGCAATCGCTCAAACGCAGCCCTGGAGCTTTCTCCGCAGACGATGAGAATCTCCTTCAGCCCGGCATCGACCATTTTCCGTAACGGAAAAAGGATCATGGGCCGATCGTACACCGGAAGCAGGTGTTTGTTTGCCACGCGTGTGAGCGGAGCAAGCCGTCTTCCGGCCCCTCCAGCAAGTATGATTCCGACAATATCCATAGTAACCAAGTCAATGTAACCCGACTTGTCGATCAGTCAAGCGAAAGTTGGTGGAGCCTGCACGCGACGCACCAGCATATTTTATTTGTGATTCCGATTCATGCTTCCTTTATTTTGTTGTGACCAAAGTCATTGCACATAGAGGAGCATCAGCCGATTTTCCCGAAAACAGCCTGGAGGCGATTCTGGCTGCCCGCAGCCA
Proteins encoded:
- a CDS encoding NTP transferase domain-containing protein — encoded protein: MVGIILAGGAGRRLAPLTRVANKHLLPVYDRPMILFPLRKMVDAGLKEILIVCGESSRAAFERLLGDGSEFGIDKLTFTTQVGEDGIAAALSLAEDFTHGRRMCVILGDNLFDDDLGPQVEIYKSQIQGARILLKKVPDPERFGVPVFDSDSITRIEEKPKNPACQYAVVGIYFYDNKVFDIIRTLKPSARGEYEITDVSNRYIHDNDLTHGFLTGAWSDCGTFESLFRASRMVRERRISEKEERRD